The following coding sequences are from one Gossypium hirsutum isolate 1008001.06 chromosome A12, Gossypium_hirsutum_v2.1, whole genome shotgun sequence window:
- the LOC107938998 gene encoding uncharacterized protein, whose protein sequence is MRKLCPNIDKEDGLETVLEVPVPEEMFTSMGNNLQARLENMLTWMKAQASDKWSQPMLASRINELRFLLYLVGSPLIPLQVQLGHSVHKPVKDCSIQASTAKYIVQQYIAATGGQQALNAVHSMCVTGQVKITASEFQQGDVNVKVKSTEETGGFVLWQKDPDLWCLELIISGCKVVSGSNGKLSWRHSSNQQTPIARGPPRPLRRFLQGLDPRSTANLFIDATCIGEKIISNEDCFILKLETNAAIREAQSGPNYEIINHTIWGYFSQRSGLMIQFEDSRLLMMKTKDESDVFWETRTESVMDDYKYTDGVNIAHSGKTSVTVFRYGEQSSNHKRQIEEKWKIEDVDFNVWGLTKDDFIPPSDMRTS, encoded by the exons ATGAGGAAACTTTGTCCAAACATCGACAAAGAAGATGGCCTTGAGACGGTTCTGGAGGTCCCTGTCCCCGAAGAAATGTTCACCAGCATGGGCAACAATCTTCAAGCCCGTCTGGAAAACATGTTAACATGGATGAAAGCTCAAGCATCCGATAAGTGGTCCCAACCCATGCTTGCCAGTCGGATTAACGAGCTGCGCTTCCTACTTTACCTTGTTGGATCCCCTCTTATCCCTCTCCAGGTGCAATTGGGCCACTCTGTTCACAAACCTGTCAAGGACTGCTCCATT CAAGCTTCAACAGCAAAATACATTGTGCAGCAGTACATAGCTGCAACAGGTGGACAACAAGCATTAAACGCAGTGCATAGTATGTGTGTAACCGGACAGGTGAAAATCACTGCATCGGAGTTTCAACAAGGCGATGTAAACGTCAAAGTGAAGAGCACAGAGGAAACAGGCGGATTCGTGCTATGGCAAAAAGACCCAGATTTATGGTGCTTGGAGCTTATAATTTCAGGTTGCAAGGTTGTTTCTGGAAGCAATGGCAAACTCTCCTGGAGGCATTCCTCTAATCAACAAACTCCTATTGCAAGAGGCCCTCCCAGACCCTTGCGCCGCTTTCTCCAG GGGTTGGATCCTAGGTCGACGGCCAATTTGTTCATAGATGCAACGTGCATAGGTGAGAAAATTATAAGCAATGAAGACTGCTTCATCCTAAAGCTGGAGACAAATGCAGCAATCCGTGAGGCGCAAAGCGGACCAAACTATGAGATCATCAACCACACAATCTGGGGTTACTTTAGCCAGAGATCGGGTTTGATGATTCAATTTGAGGATTCCAGGTTACTGATGATGAAAACCAAGGACGAGAGCGACGTGTTCTGGGAAACCAGGACGGAGTCGGTGATGGACGACTATAAATACACGGATGGGGTGAACATCGCACATTCTGGGAAAACAAGCGTCACGGTGTTTAGGTACGGGGAGCAATCGTCAAACCACAAGAGGCAGATTGAAGAGAAATGGAAGATCGAAGACGTTGATTTCAATGTTTGGGGTTTGACAAAGGATGATTTTATTCCACCTTCTGACATGCGAACAAGTTAA
- the LOC107926679 gene encoding pentatricopeptide repeat-containing protein At4g36680, mitochondrial produces MSSSIRLRHLRHFSATSNAAASSAAASSAAYSSISVSQAKSKLRTEYDPDKALEIYSSVSKHYSSPSSSRYAQDLTVRRLAKSRRFSDIESLIESHKTDPKISQEPFLSTLIRSYGIAGMLDHAIKTFHQMDQFGTPRSTISFNALLSACNQSRQFDRVPQLFDEIPKKYIGLSPDKVSYGILVKSYCEAGHPEKGLEVLREMERKSVEVTAVTSTTILNALYKKGKTEEAEKLWFEMMKTGCELDVASYNVRISNFQGGEPEKVKELIDDMSTLGLKPDTISYNYLMTCFCKRGMLDEAKKVYEGLEGNGCNPNAATFRTLVFYLCLNGLYEQGYKVFKESVRLHKIPDFNTLKHLVEGLVMKKKIKDAKGLIRTVKKTFPPNFLIAWKKLEEELGLVSGNAEAREAKESTG; encoded by the coding sequence ATGTCATCTTCCATTCGTCTTCGCCACCTCCGCCACTTTTCGGCCACCTCCAATGCCGCTGCCTCCTCCGCCGCTGCCTCCTCCGCCGCTTACTCCTCCATTTCGGTTTCCCAAGCCAAAAGCAAACTCCGCACTGAGTACGACCCTGACAAAGCCCTCGAAATCTACTCTTCCGTTTCCAAACACTACTCTTCCCCTTCTTCTTCCCGCTACGCTCAAGACCTCACCGTCCGCCGCCTCGCCAAGTCCCGTCGTTTCTCCGACATCGAATCCTTAATAGAGTCCCACAAAACCGACCCCAAGATTTCTCAGGAGCCTTTCCTCTCTACTCTCATCAGATCCTATGGTATCGCTGGCATGTTAGATCATGCCATCAAAACTTTCCATCAAATGGACCAATTTGGTACCCCCAGATCAACCATTTCTTTCAACGCCTTGCTCTCCGCTTGCAATCAGTCTAGGCAATTTGACAGAGTTCCCCAGCTGTTCGATGAAATTCCCAAGAAATACATTGGTCTTTCACCAGACAAAGTTTCCTACGGGATTTTAGTTAAATCTTATTGCGAAGCGGGTCATCCCGAGAAAGGGCTTGAGGTTCTAagagaaatggaaaggaaaagcgTGGAGGTAACTGCAGTTACCTCTACAACAATTTTAAACGCATTGTATAAGAAGGGAAAAACGGAAGAGGCAGAGAAGTTGTGGTTTGAGATGATGAAGACTGGTTGCGAATTAGATGTTGCTTCTTATAACGTTAGGATTTCGAATTTTCAAGGCGGAGAGCCGGAGAAAGTGAAGGAGTTGATTGACGATATGAGCACCCTGGGGTTGAAACCGGATACCATTAGTTATAATTATCTGATGACTTGTTTTTGTAAGAGAGGCATGTTGGATGAAGCTAAGAAGGTATATGAAGGATTGGAAGGTAATGGGTGTAATCCAAATGCGGCTACTTTTCGGACGCTggtgttttatttatgtttaaatggATTGTATGAGCAAGGTTATAAGGTGTTCAAAGAGAGTGTGAGGTTGCATAAGATTCCTGATTTTAACACTTTGAAGCATTTGGTGGAGGGATTGGTGATGAAAAAGAAGATCAAGGATGCGAAAGGGTTAATCAGGACGGTAAAGAAGACGTTTCCTCCCAACTTTTTGATAGCATGGAAGAAGCTCGAGGAAGAACTTGGTTTGGTTTCTGGTAATGCTGAAGCTCGTGAGGCTAAAGAATCAacaggttag